In Nitrososphaerota archaeon, the genomic window GTAACTCGGGAGCAGCGGTTCCAAGAGCAAACTTCCCAGACCAGACTTTCACTGTAGATTCAAACATTGATGCCGTAGATGTGAATACGGGCAAGAGGGTTTGGTCATATAAGATCGATACGTTTGGTTTCAGGGGAGGTGTTATGACTACTGGAGGAATGGTTGTAGTCTATGCCGCTGATGGAAACCTGAAGTTCCTCGATGCAGAATCTGGCAAGCTGTTGCATGAAAAAACCTTCGGCGTTCCAGTTAGCGTCATGCCTACTATCGGGGCTGACAAGAATGGCAAGTACAAGATCTTCGCACACGTGGGTGGTAGTGGAGGCTTCCTTTTCAGTCAGGCTGCAACCACAGCAGGCAATCTAATGGCATTCGGTCTGCCTGACAAAATCCCACAGCCCCAAGTGATTACCAAGGAAGTCATCAAAGAAGTACCAAAGGAAGTCATAAAGGAAGTCATCAAGGAAGTAGTCAAAGAAGTACCAAAGGAAGTCATCAAGGAAGTAGTCAAAGAAGTACCAAAGGAAGTAACAGTAGAAACTATCAGTCCTATTTCGTATGCAGCGATAGGAATCGGTGTAGTAATGATAGTCATATCAGGAGTACTGTTCAGTAGAAGGAAGAAGGCATAGTACTAGATCGTCAGATTAGGAGGGGGTAGGTGTATGGTTCCATGGGAGATCCATGGACGCTAGCCGAGTCATGAAACACACCTGCCCCATGCCAATCTTGATTAAGTTTCCTTCAAAACTGATAATCCTTTAGTTAATGGAAATCCCGAACAACCTGCTAGGCAGATTTAATTAATTAGTAATGGTAGAACAATCAAACAATCTTAAAGTTAACAGCGTAAACGTCAATCATTGACATAGCAGATGTTGACGAGATTCACGAATAGATAAAGAACCTACCGACTTCCGCAGGGGTATTTGATAAAATTGACCAATAATAGATCAAGATTACGGTCAATTCTTAATCATTCTATCATCCTGATAACGCTGTTTGACTGGTTGTGCTGTCAAAAGATGGTGGCGCTAGCTGACAAAGGCATATTTCGGCATGATATCCCTAGCCAAACAAAGAGGAAATTGTTTAACTATTCTCCAATACCTTCCTAGAAACTTAACTTTAATAGCCTGAAGGAACTATATCAAATCATGCAATCCTCTTTAGTTTTGAAGGGAGCAGAAGAGCTAATCAAAGAGCAGCTAGGATCTGAAGCTAACCCTGAAGCAAAGGTTAAGGTCTATGCCTCTTATTTAGCAGATAGATGCACTCAGTTATCAGGGGAAACATGGACTTCTAAGAACTGCACAAACTCTTTGCGATCTTACGGGCTTTGGGATAGCGAACAGTTTCCAACGTTGCAGGGTAGATATGGTTTCTATGTTTTAGTCTCTTTGAATGACCTAAAGCAATTGGACTTATGGGATTGCTATGTATGCAATGGTAAAGTCAAAAGGGGCTCGGCTCGGGAGCATATCTTTGAATGCTGGATAGAAGGGGTTTCCTGCTTTAATTGTAATACGGTTGTTAAGTCCTATGAAGAGCTAGTTGAACATAGAAAAAATTGTCAGGTTTCTTTTATACCCTATAACTATGGTAATTGCCCTGCCTGCAATGCGAAAATAAAACTATCAGAAATGAGAAGGCATGTCAATCAATGTGAAGATATTCTATCATGGGAAGAGCCTGAGCAACCTAGCACAAAGGAAACAGAAACCCCTAGCATAATCGAAGTTGAAAAGCAAAGCACCGTAGAAGAGTTAGCTAAGGTATAAAGTCAGGAAGGCAGTTTTACAATAGCTTTCCCGTTGGGAAGCTCTCTAACATAGTCCCAACCTTCGTTGATGTATTTTTCAATCTCTGAAGTACGGATAACCTTTTGACTTGATCCGTTCTTTGTCAGCTTTGCTAATACCTTATGCTCTGCCTCTTTGGACTTCCTTTCAATCCCCTTTGTGAGTAATTCGTTATATTCGTCAGCATGTAGCGAACTAACATCAATATTCAATAGCTCCTCTTCCGTATATCCTGCAGATCGAAGGCTTGTCTTTATGAAGGCCTGAATAAACGCATTACTGTCTTTAGTGTTAATCTCCCTTATCGCTAGTTTGGGAAGAGCAATTTTGTAAGAGTCCCTTAGCTGATCTTCCGTTGGCCTGCTATATGCACCGGCAGAGCTTCCCCTAGGTACATGCCCTAAGAGATAGTCAACCCAATTTAACGGGATCCCTGAGCCTTCTAGGATAGTTTGAGCTCTCTTCCTTAGTATATGGGCATGAAATTCCTTCAACCCTTTAGCTTTAGCATTTAACCCTACCTTGAAACCCAATTTAGCGATCCTTGTCATTGTGGTAGTTGGAGCTAGAGTCTTTCCGTTCTTTGTGATAAATAGAAACGAATCGTTCGCAATCTTCTCCCCTAAACTCTGCCTCTGCTTGAAATAGTCCCTGATCGAATTAACAGTATCTTTGCCAATGAAAGCAACATAAGGGATATTCCCCTTTGTGATCCTTGCAGGAAACCTAACCATGCAGGGAATGTTATTAGCTTCATAATCGGCTCTGATATGTCCATACTTGAGCTGCAGAACTGAGCCTATCCTAGCACCTGACTCTATCAGGAAATACAGAAGGGGCCTTAATGCCTCTTTAGCAATGGTGCATAGTTTGAAGAGCTCTTCATTGGTTGGGATCTTTTCAATCTCCCTCTTAGGAGGCTCTCTTTGGATTGAAACCTCCAGGGGTAAATGGTTCGCTTTATAGAAACTCTTAACCCAAGCTGCTAAACTATCCCCTCCCTTTGTGTTATTGGCAAAGGCTTTCAGGTTATCTTCTGCTTTGAACCTGACTTTGACATTCTTTGATAAGACTTCCCTGCTCCTCTCTTCTATGAGCTGATCGGGATTTTTGCCTAAAGCCTTCTCATATCTATACAATCCATACAGAGAGTTCCGAACCGTGTTTCTTGAATTATTGCCTAATTCGTTGAGCCATGTTTGGACTGGAGCATATTTCCTTAGTCTATCGTACTCAGCCTTCAGGTTGACTTGCCCCATACCTTAGGGTAGGTTTTGACAGTATATAAAGGAAGATATTTCATTAGCATAAATTAACTATTCAGTATCAATGAACTCGCTCGCCTGAGGAGGCTCAGGTGAAAGGCCCTTCCTCTTCCTGATGTCGGTTATGAGCGTTGGCAGTATTGATGCTGGAACCTGAGACCAAGCCTTGAAGTGCGTGTTCCATAGAGCCTTGCCTGCTGTCGCACCTCTCATTATTTCGGAAAGGTCGAATGTTTCTGATGCCGGAACCTCTCCTTCTACAATGGTCACGATTTCCTTCTGCTCAACGTTCAGCATCTTCCCTCTTTTAGATGAGATCACACTTGCTATTGCACCAATCTGCTCGGAGGGACATTTGACTTCTATGCCAAGCATCGGCTCGAGGAGGGTAGGCTGTGCAGAGAGCATACATCCAAGAATGGCCCTCCTTGAAGCTGGCATTAGCTGGGCGTAT contains:
- a CDS encoding site-specific integrase; this encodes MGQVNLKAEYDRLRKYAPVQTWLNELGNNSRNTVRNSLYGLYRYEKALGKNPDQLIEERSREVLSKNVKVRFKAEDNLKAFANNTKGGDSLAAWVKSFYKANHLPLEVSIQREPPKREIEKIPTNEELFKLCTIAKEALRPLLYFLIESGARIGSVLQLKYGHIRADYEANNIPCMVRFPARITKGNIPYVAFIGKDTVNSIRDYFKQRQSLGEKIANDSFLFITKNGKTLAPTTTMTRIAKLGFKVGLNAKAKGLKEFHAHILRKRAQTILEGSGIPLNWVDYLLGHVPRGSSAGAYSRPTEDQLRDSYKIALPKLAIREINTKDSNAFIQAFIKTSLRSAGYTEEELLNIDVSSLHADEYNELLTKGIERKSKEAEHKVLAKLTKNGSSQKVIRTSEIEKYINEGWDYVRELPNGKAIVKLPS